A single genomic interval of Corylus avellana chromosome ca10, CavTom2PMs-1.0 harbors:
- the LOC132164643 gene encoding uncharacterized protein LOC132164643, which yields MDPPTLKSNVLKSSVARVLSFGVLILAVRFAYIVTVKGDSCVSGDFCFRTRRAATAGVPEDFLSATKKWRKSVDYYSSIFQDLVSEGFLSPNSRALCVETLAGEDVLALREIGVLDSIGISTNPTASTPLIVNGEALRQPFEDDTFDFEFTGTFGLDRSNRPFDLASEIGRTLRPGGFLVVHTATKDRYSLDSLLDFFSNCCRLIRFREIDSLDTFPSIREVVIKKQIPSQIQNLGHEGRNFSPNCNLINKCSVPGHRREIIQNAEPFIQEEPLKPWITLKRNIKNIKYLTSMVDISFKNRYVYVDVGARNYSSSIGSWFKKQYPKQNKKFEVYAIEADKAFHGEYRGKRGVTLLPYAAWVRNETLFFEITWDPSKRIVERGRGGMGRIRPVQSSASYMGDVDKIQGIDFAGWLNRTVSERDFVVVKMDVEGAEFHLVPRLIETGAICLIDEIFLECHYNRWQRCCPGQRSVKYQKTYAQCMDLFTSLRESGVLVHQWW from the coding sequence ATGGACCCGCCCACACTGAAGTCCAACGTCCTAAAGAGCTCTGTCGCGCGAGTACTCTCCTTCGGCGTCCTAATCCTGGCCGTCCGATTCGCTTACATCGTCACCGTCAAAGGCGACTCCTGCGTCTCTGGCGACTTCTGCTTCAGGACTCGACGTGCCGCCACCGCGGGTGTCCCCGAAGACTTTCTGTCCGCCACCAAGAAATGGCGCAAATCGGTGGACTACTACTCCTCCATCTTCCAAGATTTGGTCTCCGAAGGCTTTCTCTCCCCGAATTCCAGAGCTCTCTGCGTCGAAACGCTCGCTGGTGAGGATGTGCTCGCCTTGAGAGAGATCGGCGTCCTCGACTCAATCGGAATCTCCACGAACCCGACGGCATCCACGCCGTTGATCGTTAACGGCGAGGCGCTCCGCCAGCCGTTCGAAGACGACACCTTCGACTTTGAGTTCACCGGAACCTTCGGCCTGGACCGGTCGAACCGACCGTTCGATCTCGCCTCGGAGATCGGCCGGACGCTCAGACCGGGAGGCTTTCTCGTTGTCCATACCGCGACCAAAGATCGGTACAGCCTAGACTCTCTCCTTGATTTTTTCTCCAATTGCTGTAGATTGATCAGGTTCCGCGAAATCGACAGCCTAGACACCTTTCCGTCGATTCGGGAGGTCGTGATCAAGAAACAAATTCCAAGTCAAATTCAAAATCTTGGTCATGAAGGGAGGAATTTCTCTCCGAATTgtaatttgattaataaatgCTCGGTTCCGGGGCACAGACGTGAAATAATCCAGAACGCCGAGCCGTTCATCCAAGAAGAGCCACTGAAACCTTGGATAACATTGAAGAGAAACATAAAGAACATAAAGTACCTAACTTCAATGGTAGATATTAGCTTTAAGAATAGGTATGTCTACGTTGATGTTGGAGCTCGGAATTATAGTTCTAGCATAGGGAGTTGGTTTAAGAAACAGTATCCCAAACAGAACAAGAAGTTCGAGGTTTACGCGATTGAGGCCGACAAGGCATTTCACGGGGAGTATAGGGGGAAGAGAGGGGTGACTCTGTTGCCGTATGCGGCATGGGTGAGGAACGAGACGTTGTTCTTCGAGATTACTTGGGACCCGAGTAAGAGAATTGTGGAGAGGGGTAGAGGAGGGATGGGGAGGATTCGGCCGGTGCAGAGCTCGGCGAGTTATATGGGCGATGTGGATAAGATTCAGGGGATTGATTTTGCAGGTTGGTTGAATAGAACGGTTTCAGAGAGAGATTTCGTGGTGGTGAAGATGGATGTGGAAGGGGCTGAGTTTCATTTGGTTCCGAGGTTGATTGAGACAGGAGCGATTTGTTTGATCGATGAGATTTTTCTTGAGTGTCATTACAATAGATGGCAGAGGTGTTGCCCGGGTCAGAGGAGTGTGAAGTATCAGAAGACTTATGCTCAATGCATGGACCTGTTTACTTCACTCAGAGAAAGTGGAGTTCTTGTACATCAATGGTGGTGA